In the genome of Quercus robur chromosome 3, dhQueRobu3.1, whole genome shotgun sequence, one region contains:
- the LOC126719655 gene encoding uncharacterized protein LOC126719655, which produces MAGDPLKRNQNLYCAYHQEPGHTTDDCRNLKNHLDRLVREGKLRHLLHRPEGWQEPSSNETRQTTLRPPIGTINVILAAPGRTGSVPFRVMSVSSFPTGSDDRESKRARVSATPVIGFTEEDKQGTIQPHDDALVVTLRIGGYDVKRVLVDQGSAVEVMYPDLFKGLNLKQEDLSPYDSPLVSFEGKIVIPKGMIRLPVQTDLDVVEVDFIVVDAYSPYTAIVARPWLHALGAVSSTLHQRVKYPSEGQIKEIIGNQGMARQCMVLAISRQPNSEPSTSAENGL; this is translated from the coding sequence AGCGCAATCAGAACCTGTATTGCGCGTACCATCAGGAGCCAGGTCACACCACTGATGATTGCAGGAACTTGAAGAACCATTTAGATCGGCTCGTCCGAGAAGGGAAGCTGAGACATCTTCTGCATCGCCCAGAAGGATGGCAGGAACCATCGAGCAATGAAACCAGACAAACTACGTTGAGGCCACCCATTGGCACGATTAATGTCATTCTCGCCGCACCTGGAAGAACAGGCTCTGTCCCCTTCAGGGTAATGTCAGTGAGCAGTTTCCCAACAGGGTCAGACGACAGGGAATCCAAGAGAGCCAGAGTGAGTGCCACGCCAGTAATCGGGTTCACGGAGGAAGACAAGcaaggaactattcaaccccacGACGATGCCCTAGTCGTCACGCTCAGAATAGGgggttatgacgtgaagagggtgttagttgatcaaggCAGCGCCGTGgaggtaatgtaccctgatttgtttaaggggctgaacttgaagcaggAAGACCTATCGCCCTACGATTCCCCCCTGGTTAGCTTTGAAGGGAAAATCGTCATCCCGAAgggcatgattaggctgcctgtgcaaacagatTTAGACGTGGTagaagtggacttcattgtcgtagatgcatactccccctacacagctatCGTGGCCcggccatggcttcatgcactaggggctgtgtcTTCAACCTTGCACCAAAGAGTCAAGTATCCGTCAGAAGGtcaaatcaaagaaataataGGGAACCAGGGAATGGCGAGACAATGCATGGTGTTGGCAATCTCACGACAGCCGAATAGCGAACCTTCCACTTCAGCCGAGAAcggctta